One genomic segment of Bifidobacterium breve DSM 20213 = JCM 1192 includes these proteins:
- a CDS encoding homoserine O-succinyltransferase: protein MPIKIPSGLPARDILDSERIFALEKPEAERQRVRPLRLVILNLMPKKIETETQLLRLISKSPLQVEIDFMKTSTHEATHVSADHLVKFYENLDAFRDNYYDGFVVTGAPVEHMPFEDVDYWDEFKTILDWASTHVFSTMYLCWGAMGALYERYGIHKVDYAEKIFGVFPQYLQDEYCFLTNGFDEIALQPHSRLAGVNEDEVRANRNLQILTWGPQSGPGLIATRDFSEVFALGHWEYGKYTLAEEYERDMAKGLTNVPFPQNYFPHDDPKLEPLFAWRAHANLLWRNWLNWVYQTTPYDLTEVPGLRAEKKLGTDRSIRHEPGGPREDDFKPFLNDGYGVIEG from the coding sequence ATGCCTATCAAGATCCCCAGTGGCCTTCCGGCCAGAGACATTCTCGACTCGGAGCGCATCTTTGCGCTCGAGAAGCCCGAGGCGGAGCGTCAGCGCGTCCGCCCGCTCAGACTGGTGATTCTGAACCTCATGCCCAAGAAGATCGAAACCGAGACGCAATTGCTGCGTCTGATCTCCAAATCGCCGTTGCAGGTCGAGATCGACTTCATGAAGACCTCCACGCATGAGGCCACGCATGTCTCCGCCGACCATCTGGTCAAGTTCTACGAGAATCTCGACGCCTTCCGCGACAACTACTACGACGGCTTCGTGGTGACCGGTGCTCCCGTGGAGCATATGCCATTCGAGGACGTGGACTATTGGGACGAGTTCAAGACGATTCTTGACTGGGCGTCCACGCACGTGTTCTCCACCATGTATCTGTGCTGGGGTGCCATGGGCGCGCTGTACGAGCGTTACGGCATCCATAAGGTGGATTACGCCGAAAAGATCTTCGGCGTATTCCCCCAGTATTTGCAGGATGAGTACTGCTTCCTGACCAACGGTTTTGACGAAATTGCACTGCAGCCGCACTCGCGTCTGGCCGGCGTGAATGAGGATGAGGTGCGTGCCAACCGCAATCTGCAGATTCTGACATGGGGTCCGCAGTCGGGGCCAGGGCTCATCGCCACGCGCGACTTCTCCGAGGTGTTTGCGCTCGGCCACTGGGAATACGGCAAATACACGCTTGCCGAAGAATATGAGCGCGATATGGCCAAGGGGCTGACCAATGTGCCGTTCCCGCAGAACTATTTCCCGCATGATGATCCGAAACTGGAGCCGCTGTTCGCCTGGCGAGCACATGCGAACCTGCTGTGGCGCAACTGGTTGAACTGGGTGTACCAGACCACGCCGTATGACCTGACCGAGGTTCCGGGGCTGCGTGCCGAAAAGAAGCTCGGCACTGATCGTTCGATTCGCCATGAGCCCGGCGGTCCGCGCGAGGATGATTTCAAGCCGTTCCTCAACGACGGCTACGGCGTTATTGAGGGCTGA
- the atpB gene encoding F0F1 ATP synthase subunit A, translating to MVGSFGAGLLLANEGAHLPSVNDFLPPEILFQGTPFAINRIILIRIVATVVLLVVLGITAKHAKLIPGRWQGVVEYGLDFVRDKVVYDVMGEARGKRYVPMITTIFFTIFVFNLCGVIPGMNMAATATVVMPLVFALWTLIQYWVTAARSQGLGHYLRHELFTPGVPWPVYFLLAPINLLELLIIRPASLTIRLFANMVSGHLMVATCLAFAQYWMVDAANKLQGIPVGALWFAGGFAMTCFEAFVAFLQAYVFAILSTVYINLSFPEE from the coding sequence ATGGTCGGTTCGTTCGGCGCAGGATTGCTGTTGGCGAACGAGGGCGCTCATCTGCCCTCAGTCAACGACTTCCTACCCCCGGAGATCCTGTTCCAGGGCACTCCGTTTGCCATCAACCGTATTATCCTGATCCGCATCGTGGCCACCGTCGTACTGTTGGTGGTGCTCGGTATTACCGCCAAGCATGCCAAGCTCATCCCCGGCCGTTGGCAGGGTGTGGTCGAGTACGGTCTTGACTTCGTGCGTGACAAGGTCGTTTATGACGTGATGGGTGAGGCTCGTGGCAAGCGCTACGTGCCGATGATTACCACCATCTTCTTCACGATCTTTGTCTTCAATCTGTGCGGCGTCATCCCTGGTATGAACATGGCTGCCACCGCCACGGTGGTCATGCCGTTGGTGTTCGCTCTGTGGACCCTGATTCAGTACTGGGTCACCGCAGCCCGCTCGCAGGGTCTCGGTCACTATCTGCGCCACGAGCTGTTCACGCCTGGTGTGCCGTGGCCGGTCTATTTCCTGCTGGCCCCGATCAACCTGCTTGAGTTGTTGATCATTCGCCCGGCTTCCCTGACTATCCGTCTGTTCGCCAACATGGTGTCTGGCCACCTTATGGTCGCCACTTGCTTGGCCTTCGCGCAGTACTGGATGGTTGACGCGGCCAACAAGCTGCAGGGCATCCCGGTGGGTGCGCTGTGGTTCGCCGGTGGCTTCGCCATGACGTGCTTCGAGGCGTTCGTCGCCTTCCTGCAAGCCTATGTCTTCGCGATTCTTTCCACCGTGTACATCAACCTGAGCTTCCCGGAGGAGTGA
- the atpE gene encoding ATP synthase F0 subunit C, whose translation MDIITLAEVAGNLSVIGYGIGTLGPGIGLGILFGKAMESTARQPEMSGKIQTIMFIGLALVEVLALIGFVTALMFH comes from the coding sequence ATGGATATCATCACCCTCGCAGAGGTCGCCGGCAACCTGTCCGTCATCGGTTACGGTATCGGTACTCTTGGCCCTGGCATTGGTCTGGGCATCCTCTTCGGCAAGGCCATGGAATCCACCGCTCGTCAGCCTGAGATGTCCGGCAAGATCCAGACCATCATGTTCATCGGCCTGGCTCTGGTCGAGGTGCTGGCACTGATCGGCTTCGTTACCGCCCTGATGTTCCACTGA
- a CDS encoding F0F1 ATP synthase subunit B translates to MTLAEGGIDLFIPETYDIVWSLIILVIVAVFFYKFFMPKFNAIFDERAAKIEGNIAKAEQAKKDADEAKAKYEAQLSTARVDAAKIRDDARAEASHIISDARSRAESDAAQITASAQRSIESQQQQAIVSLKGEVGALATALAGKILGAKLEDNDVQSSMIDSMIDDLDAKK, encoded by the coding sequence ATGACGCTCGCAGAAGGCGGAATTGATCTGTTCATTCCCGAGACCTATGACATCGTATGGTCGCTGATCATTCTTGTCATCGTTGCGGTGTTCTTCTACAAGTTCTTCATGCCGAAGTTCAATGCGATCTTCGACGAGCGCGCCGCCAAGATTGAAGGCAACATCGCCAAGGCGGAGCAGGCTAAGAAGGATGCGGACGAAGCCAAGGCCAAGTATGAGGCCCAGCTGAGCACCGCCCGTGTGGACGCCGCCAAGATTCGCGACGACGCCCGTGCTGAGGCGTCCCACATCATCTCCGACGCCCGTTCTCGTGCCGAGTCCGATGCGGCTCAAATCACCGCTTCCGCGCAGCGCTCGATCGAATCCCAGCAGCAGCAGGCCATCGTCTCGCTCAAGGGCGAGGTCGGTGCTCTTGCCACCGCGCTTGCCGGCAAGATCCTCGGTGCCAAGCTGGAAGACAACGACGTGCAGTCCTCGATGATCGATTCGATGATCGACGATCTGGACGCCAAGAAGTGA
- a CDS encoding F0F1 ATP synthase subunit delta encodes MRGEASRIADRESRDSLAPKLRDTHEDAWRIGNELFTITSALDNNIQLERALTDPSRPTADKVVVFKEMVGDQVHPMTTEIMTDLVSRRWSRARDIANAVEDFGVDAMMYYADATDSTLHVSIELSRLHSSLLNLPVVRSKLYDDQAPSEVRVKLFRELFGDKNLNKVTMRLAEHATCNLRRRRYLETIQWLIKKFSRHMGQSMITVTTAAPLKEEQIKRLIDVYSAKVGRQVHINSVVDPTVLGGMRIQVGDEVTDNTVVAQLQNLHRRVQTEASPV; translated from the coding sequence ATGCGAGGAGAGGCATCTCGTATTGCAGACCGCGAGTCGCGTGATTCGCTGGCCCCGAAACTGCGCGACACCCATGAGGACGCGTGGCGGATCGGCAACGAACTGTTCACGATTACCAGCGCGCTGGACAACAACATTCAGCTGGAGCGTGCACTGACCGACCCATCCCGCCCGACTGCCGATAAGGTGGTCGTGTTCAAGGAGATGGTCGGCGATCAGGTGCACCCGATGACCACAGAGATCATGACTGATCTGGTCTCCCGCCGTTGGAGCCGTGCCAGGGATATCGCCAATGCAGTAGAGGACTTCGGTGTGGACGCCATGATGTACTACGCCGACGCCACTGACTCCACGTTGCACGTATCCATCGAGCTGTCCCGACTGCATTCCTCTTTGCTGAATTTGCCGGTTGTGCGCTCGAAGCTTTACGACGACCAAGCCCCCAGCGAGGTTCGTGTCAAGCTGTTCCGTGAGCTGTTCGGAGATAAGAATCTGAACAAGGTCACGATGAGGCTTGCCGAGCACGCCACCTGCAACCTGCGTCGCCGCCGCTATCTGGAAACCATCCAGTGGCTGATCAAAAAGTTCTCCCGCCATATGGGCCAGTCGATGATCACCGTGACCACCGCAGCCCCGCTGAAGGAAGAGCAGATCAAGCGACTGATCGATGTCTACTCCGCCAAGGTGGGACGTCAGGTGCACATCAACTCGGTGGTCGATCCGACCGTACTGGGCGGCATGCGCATTCAGGTGGGCGACGAAGTCACGGACAACACCGTGGTCGCACAGCTGCAGAACCTGCACCGCAGGGTACAGACGGAAGCAAGCCCGGTCTGA
- the atpA gene encoding F0F1 ATP synthase subunit alpha gives MAELTIDPASIRKALDDFVASYKPSDTPTQEVGYVATAGDGIAHVTGLPGCMANELLTFEDGTLGLAFNLDAREIGVVILGDFAGIEEGQEVRRTGEVLSVPVGDGYLGRVVDPLGNPIDGLGEIQGIEGRRILEAQAPDVMHRHPVDEPLSTGLKAIDAMTPVGRGQRQLIIGDRQTGKTAIAIDTIINQKANWESGDPKKQVRCIYVAIGQKGSTIASVKQSLEDAGAMEYTTIVASPAADSAGFKYIAPYTGSAIGQHWMYNGKHVLIVFDDLSKQAEAYRSISLLLRRPPGREAYPGDVFYLHSRLLERCAKVSDDLGGGSMTGLPIVETKANDVSAYIPTNVISITDGQIFLQSDLFNANQRPAVDVGISVSRVGGAAQTKALKKVSGTLKISLAQYRSLESFAMFASDLDAASKAQLTRGAHLTELLKQPQFHPYSMEQEVVSVWTGTHGKLDDLELSDVLPFEQGLLDYIDHNTDILKTIRETEDFTADTEAALDKAVDEFRSTFVSSNGKPLVEKKPDVAKAAPVDQEKIVAGEK, from the coding sequence ATGGCAGAACTGACCATCGATCCCGCCTCGATTCGCAAGGCCCTCGACGACTTCGTTGCGTCGTACAAGCCGAGCGACACCCCCACCCAGGAAGTGGGCTATGTCGCCACGGCCGGTGATGGCATTGCGCACGTGACGGGATTGCCTGGTTGCATGGCCAATGAGCTGCTGACGTTCGAAGACGGCACGCTCGGCCTGGCGTTCAACCTTGACGCCCGTGAGATCGGCGTGGTTATCCTCGGCGATTTCGCTGGAATCGAGGAAGGCCAGGAAGTGCGCCGTACCGGCGAAGTGCTCTCCGTGCCTGTCGGCGACGGCTACCTCGGCCGCGTCGTGGATCCGCTGGGCAACCCGATTGATGGCCTGGGCGAGATCCAGGGCATCGAAGGCCGCCGTATCCTCGAGGCGCAGGCACCCGACGTGATGCACCGCCACCCAGTCGACGAGCCGCTGTCCACTGGTCTGAAGGCCATCGATGCAATGACCCCGGTCGGTCGCGGCCAGCGCCAGCTCATCATCGGCGACCGCCAGACCGGTAAGACCGCCATCGCGATCGATACCATCATCAACCAGAAGGCCAACTGGGAATCCGGCGACCCGAAGAAGCAGGTTCGCTGCATCTACGTGGCCATCGGTCAGAAGGGCTCCACCATCGCTTCGGTGAAGCAGAGCCTGGAAGACGCCGGTGCCATGGAGTACACCACCATCGTGGCCTCCCCGGCAGCTGATTCCGCTGGCTTCAAGTACATTGCCCCGTACACCGGCTCGGCCATCGGCCAGCACTGGATGTACAACGGCAAGCACGTGCTCATCGTCTTCGACGATCTGTCCAAGCAGGCAGAGGCCTATCGTTCGATTTCCCTGCTGCTGCGTCGTCCGCCGGGGCGTGAGGCTTACCCGGGCGATGTGTTCTACCTGCACTCTCGTCTGCTCGAACGTTGCGCCAAGGTCTCCGATGACCTGGGCGGCGGTTCGATGACGGGTCTGCCAATCGTCGAGACCAAGGCGAACGATGTGTCCGCCTACATCCCGACCAACGTGATCTCCATTACCGATGGCCAGATCTTCCTGCAGTCCGATCTGTTCAACGCCAACCAGCGCCCCGCCGTGGACGTCGGTATCTCGGTCTCTCGAGTCGGTGGCGCCGCACAGACCAAGGCTCTGAAGAAGGTCTCCGGTACCTTGAAGATCTCCTTGGCGCAGTACCGCTCGCTGGAATCCTTCGCCATGTTCGCCTCCGATCTGGATGCGGCATCCAAGGCCCAGCTGACCCGTGGTGCTCACCTGACCGAGCTGTTGAAGCAGCCGCAGTTCCACCCGTATTCCATGGAGCAGGAAGTCGTGTCTGTGTGGACCGGCACCCACGGCAAGCTCGATGACCTCGAGCTGTCCGACGTGCTTCCGTTCGAGCAGGGACTGCTGGACTACATCGACCACAACACCGACATCCTGAAGACCATCCGCGAGACCGAAGACTTCACCGCCGATACCGAGGCTGCCCTCGATAAGGCCGTGGACGAATTCCGTTCGACCTTCGTTTCCTCCAACGGCAAGCCGCTGGTCGAGAAGAAGCCGGACGTTGCCAAGGCAGCGCCGGTCGATCAGGAAAAGATCGTGGCGGGAGAGAAGTAA
- a CDS encoding F0F1 ATP synthase subunit gamma, with translation MGSQLALKSRIHSTESLAKIFNAQEMIASSHIAKARDVALNAKPYTDAIFDAVQALVAHTHITHPIAVKDENNPRVAVLALTSDRGMAGPYTSSIIRETESLLARLDAAGKQPELFVYGRRGSTYYKYRNRDIAATWEGDTDQPGVEIAETISSTLMDAYMKPAEQGGVSELYIVYTEFINMVVQKVRVLRMLPVEIVENEAKVPAPDEEAPAVADVAPLYTFEPSIEEVLDAILPKYIQSRIHECLLTAAASETASRQNAMHTATDNAHNLIDDLTRKLNASRQASITQELTEIIGSADALNKEEE, from the coding sequence ATGGGCTCGCAACTCGCATTGAAATCACGCATCCACTCCACTGAGTCGTTGGCCAAGATTTTCAACGCTCAGGAGATGATCGCGTCTTCGCACATTGCCAAGGCCCGTGATGTGGCCCTGAACGCGAAGCCGTACACTGATGCGATTTTCGATGCCGTGCAAGCGTTGGTGGCACACACCCATATCACGCATCCGATCGCAGTGAAGGACGAGAACAACCCTCGCGTGGCTGTTCTCGCCCTCACCTCGGATCGTGGCATGGCCGGCCCGTACACCTCTTCGATTATCCGTGAAACGGAATCGCTGCTCGCCCGCCTTGATGCGGCCGGCAAGCAGCCGGAGCTGTTCGTGTACGGACGTCGCGGTTCGACGTACTACAAGTACCGCAACCGTGACATCGCGGCCACATGGGAAGGCGACACCGACCAGCCCGGCGTGGAAATTGCTGAAACCATCTCCAGCACGTTGATGGATGCCTACATGAAGCCGGCGGAGCAGGGTGGAGTTTCCGAACTCTACATCGTCTACACCGAGTTCATCAACATGGTGGTGCAGAAGGTGCGCGTACTGCGCATGCTGCCCGTCGAGATCGTGGAGAACGAGGCCAAGGTCCCCGCTCCTGATGAAGAGGCTCCGGCTGTGGCGGACGTGGCTCCGCTGTACACCTTCGAGCCGAGCATCGAGGAAGTGTTGGATGCCATTCTGCCGAAGTACATCCAGTCCCGTATCCACGAATGCCTGCTGACAGCTGCCGCATCGGAGACCGCAAGCAGGCAGAACGCCATGCACACGGCTACCGACAACGCTCATAACCTGATCGATGACCTTACCCGCAAGCTCAACGCCTCGCGTCAGGCCTCGATCACCCAGGAACTTACCGAAATCATCGGCAGCGCCGACGCGCTGAACAAAGAGGAAGAGTAG
- the atpD gene encoding F0F1 ATP synthase subunit beta, translated as MADNQTTAAEPTDGRVTRVQGSVIDVEFPVGHLPDIYNALKVKIVNTGAKEEGEAKVTEITLEVEQHLGDSTVRCVALKPTDGLVRGTLVSDTGAPISVPVGDVTKGHVFDVSGNILNKKPDETITVTERWPIHRNPPAFDQLESKTQMFETGIKVIDLLTPYVQGGKIGLFGGAGVGKTVLIQEMIQRVAQNHGGVSVFAGVGERTREGNDLIGEMGEAGVLEKTALVFGQMDEQPGTRLRVPLTALTMAEYFRDVQNQDVLLFIDNIFRFTQAGSEVSTLLGRMPSAVGYQPNLADEMGSLQERITSTRGHSITSLQAIYVPADDYTDPAPATTFAHLDATTELSRDIASKGIYPAVDPLSSTSRILDPRYVGQAHYECANRVKAILQRNKELQDIIALIGIDELGEEDKTTVNRARKIEQFLGQNFYVAEKFTGRPGSYVPADETIEAFTRICDGVYDDVPEQAFSGIGGIDDLEEKWHNMQKELGA; from the coding sequence ATGGCTGACAACCAGACCACAGCGGCCGAGCCTACCGACGGTCGCGTCACCCGCGTCCAGGGCTCGGTTATTGACGTTGAATTCCCGGTGGGTCATCTGCCCGACATCTACAACGCCCTGAAAGTAAAGATCGTCAACACCGGTGCCAAGGAAGAGGGCGAGGCAAAGGTCACTGAAATCACCCTTGAGGTCGAACAGCACCTCGGTGATTCCACGGTTCGTTGCGTTGCTCTGAAGCCTACCGACGGCCTGGTCCGTGGCACTTTGGTCTCCGACACCGGAGCCCCGATTTCCGTGCCGGTCGGCGATGTGACCAAGGGCCACGTCTTCGACGTGTCCGGCAACATCCTCAACAAGAAGCCGGATGAGACCATCACCGTCACCGAGCGCTGGCCTATCCACCGCAACCCGCCGGCCTTCGATCAGCTGGAGTCCAAGACCCAGATGTTCGAGACGGGCATCAAGGTCATCGACTTGCTGACCCCGTACGTGCAGGGCGGCAAGATCGGTCTGTTCGGCGGTGCAGGTGTGGGCAAGACCGTGCTGATTCAGGAAATGATTCAGCGCGTGGCCCAGAACCACGGCGGTGTGTCCGTGTTCGCCGGCGTTGGCGAACGTACCCGTGAGGGTAACGATCTGATCGGCGAGATGGGCGAGGCCGGCGTGCTCGAGAAGACCGCACTGGTCTTCGGCCAGATGGATGAGCAGCCGGGTACCCGTCTGCGCGTGCCGCTGACCGCACTGACCATGGCTGAGTACTTCCGTGACGTGCAGAACCAGGACGTGCTGCTGTTCATCGACAATATCTTCCGTTTCACCCAGGCCGGTTCTGAGGTGTCCACCCTGCTGGGTCGTATGCCTTCCGCCGTGGGTTACCAGCCGAACCTGGCCGATGAGATGGGATCCCTGCAGGAGCGCATCACCTCGACCCGTGGTCACTCGATCACCTCGCTGCAAGCCATCTACGTGCCTGCCGATGATTACACCGACCCGGCTCCGGCCACGACCTTCGCCCACTTGGATGCAACCACCGAGCTTTCTCGTGACATTGCCTCCAAGGGTATCTACCCGGCAGTGGACCCGCTGAGCTCCACCTCGCGAATCCTTGATCCGCGTTACGTGGGCCAGGCTCACTACGAGTGCGCCAACCGCGTCAAGGCGATCCTGCAGCGTAACAAGGAGCTGCAGGATATCATCGCCCTGATCGGTATCGACGAGCTCGGCGAAGAGGACAAGACCACCGTGAACCGTGCTCGTAAGATCGAGCAGTTCCTCGGCCAGAACTTCTACGTGGCTGAGAAGTTCACCGGTCGTCCCGGCTCCTACGTGCCGGCCGACGAGACCATCGAAGCCTTCACCCGCATTTGCGACGGCGTGTACGACGACGTTCCGGAGCAGGCATTCTCCGGCATCGGTGGCATCGACGACCTCGAAGAGAAGTGGCACAACATGCAGAAGGAACTGGGTGCGTGA
- a CDS encoding F0F1 ATP synthase subunit epsilon, whose translation MAAEKTTMKVNIVAADHPVWHGDAASVTIPASEGGMGILPDHEPVLTVIKQGTLTVVEPDGDRHMFEVTDGFISFDSNKLTVAVERGHDVQYSGIAE comes from the coding sequence ATGGCCGCGGAAAAAACCACGATGAAGGTCAACATCGTCGCTGCCGACCACCCCGTGTGGCATGGCGACGCGGCGAGCGTGACCATTCCCGCCTCCGAAGGCGGCATGGGCATCCTGCCCGACCATGAGCCTGTGCTCACGGTGATCAAGCAGGGTACGCTCACCGTGGTTGAGCCCGATGGCGATCGCCACATGTTCGAGGTGACCGACGGATTCATCTCCTTCGACTCGAACAAACTCACTGTGGCGGTCGAGCGCGGCCACGACGTCCAGTACTCCGGCATTGCTGAGTGA
- the nucS gene encoding endonuclease NucS codes for MRIIVADCSAEYSGRLNASLPLAKRVLLIKADSSLLIFSELGSYKPLNWMTAPCTLKDITPDGADDDVDTPVPEKVLRVSADKGSDILEVTLQHIYSDETYDLGEDPGLIKDGVEDHLQRYLAEQIERIGKGAKLVRREYPTAIGPVDIMAINAEGEHVAVEIKRHGGIDGVEQLTRYCELLNRDPLLAPVHGIFAAQTITPQAQVLAKDRGFTCLILDYDDMKGTEDDSLRLF; via the coding sequence ATGCGAATTATTGTTGCCGACTGTTCTGCGGAGTACTCCGGCCGTCTGAATGCCTCGCTGCCGCTGGCCAAGCGCGTGCTGCTGATTAAGGCCGATTCCAGTCTGTTGATTTTTTCTGAGCTGGGCTCCTATAAGCCGCTCAACTGGATGACCGCACCCTGCACGCTGAAGGACATTACGCCCGATGGTGCTGATGATGATGTGGATACGCCGGTGCCGGAAAAAGTGCTGCGTGTGAGCGCCGATAAGGGTTCGGACATTCTGGAAGTGACGTTGCAGCACATCTATTCCGATGAGACGTATGACTTGGGCGAAGATCCTGGCCTCATCAAGGACGGTGTGGAAGACCATCTGCAGCGATACTTGGCCGAGCAGATCGAACGTATCGGCAAGGGCGCTAAGTTGGTACGCCGTGAATATCCGACAGCCATCGGTCCAGTGGACATCATGGCCATCAACGCCGAGGGCGAGCATGTGGCTGTGGAAATCAAGCGTCACGGCGGCATCGACGGCGTCGAACAGTTGACCCGCTATTGCGAGCTGCTGAATCGCGACCCGCTATTGGCCCCGGTGCATGGCATCTTCGCTGCACAGACCATTACGCCGCAGGCCCAGGTGTTGGCCAAGGATCGCGGCTTCACCTGCCTCATCCTCGACTACGACGATATGAAAGGCACGGAGGACGATAGCCTCAGGCTGTTCTGA
- a CDS encoding FKBP-type peptidyl-prolyl cis-trans isomerase, whose translation MRTLSTLTKTIAVACSLIMCISLAGCSNSSDSKSDSSKSSSSKTANQIAGVTAKGKLGEKPTISFKAPMTVSDGSYVVLQKGDGDTIEEGDRVCAQGIALNVKDGTELMDTWTKNTPDCSLLVDSSTLSSTYYDQIKGAKLNTTIGFGVNAEDSSGYSYILAMTFVSKSKDLKKATGEEVKDVPSNLPKVTRAKNGKPSIDMNGQGAVDSLVSQTLVKGTGKEVTDKNTVVVKYTGWLTDGTQFDSSWDKNTTLEADMYSGGQHGVIEGWQKGLIGQTVGSQVLLVVPPDQAYGNKKQGSIPANSTLVFVVDILAAY comes from the coding sequence ATGCGTACTTTGTCTACCCTGACCAAAACCATAGCCGTTGCCTGCTCGCTGATCATGTGCATCTCGCTGGCCGGCTGCTCGAACTCGTCCGATTCCAAGAGCGACTCCTCGAAGTCGTCCTCTTCCAAGACGGCGAATCAGATTGCCGGCGTAACCGCCAAGGGCAAGCTGGGCGAGAAGCCGACCATCTCCTTCAAAGCCCCGATGACCGTGTCCGACGGCTCCTACGTGGTGCTGCAGAAGGGTGACGGCGACACAATCGAAGAAGGTGACCGCGTCTGCGCCCAGGGTATCGCCCTGAATGTCAAGGACGGCACCGAGCTGATGGATACGTGGACCAAAAATACGCCGGATTGCTCGCTCCTGGTCGATTCCTCCACCCTGTCTTCGACCTATTACGACCAGATCAAGGGCGCCAAGCTCAACACCACTATCGGTTTCGGTGTGAACGCCGAGGATTCTTCCGGCTACTCCTACATTCTGGCGATGACGTTCGTTTCCAAGTCCAAGGATCTGAAGAAGGCCACCGGCGAAGAGGTCAAGGACGTGCCGTCCAATCTGCCGAAGGTGACGCGTGCCAAGAACGGCAAGCCGTCGATCGACATGAACGGCCAAGGTGCGGTCGATTCGCTGGTTTCGCAGACACTGGTCAAGGGCACCGGCAAGGAAGTGACCGACAAAAACACTGTGGTGGTCAAGTACACCGGTTGGCTGACCGATGGCACCCAGTTCGACTCCTCTTGGGATAAGAACACCACACTTGAGGCTGACATGTATTCCGGCGGCCAGCACGGTGTGATCGAAGGCTGGCAGAAGGGTCTGATTGGTCAGACCGTCGGCTCCCAGGTGCTGCTGGTGGTTCCGCCGGATCAGGCTTACGGCAACAAGAAGCAAGGCTCGATTCCCGCGAACTCCACGCTGGTATTCGTAGTGGATATTCTCGCCGCGTATTAA